A window from Calditrichia bacterium encodes these proteins:
- a CDS encoding DNA polymerase IV yields the protein MNTIWQRIIFHVDMDAFFAAVEQLLNPSLRGKPVIIGADPQKGKGRGVVSTASYEARVFGVHSAMPITRAWQLCPHGIYVKPNGKLYGDYSRRIFSILETFSPKLQKISVDEAFMDMTGHASFRGKKPDTEQIRALANQVKSAIYDNTKLRASIGVAATKSIAKIASDFQKPDGLTIVEPGKEHEFLDPLPVQRIWGVGKKSLISLEKIGIHTIGHLRQYPADALTKKFGKMGDHLHRMANGIDEREVHDRDPVKSVSHETTFFEDQTDREFLISTLLKLSEKVSTRLREQQLRGKTVQLKLRFSDFSTFTRAKTMQQSTHLTGDIFAIAKSLFEDFNDDRPVRLIGVGVSHLVSEEGLQLSLWDQDQQRKEKLEKIMDSLQAKFGKSALTHAQTLSAKKNKSGKNKS from the coding sequence ATGAACACCATCTGGCAACGCATCATTTTTCATGTGGATATGGACGCCTTTTTTGCAGCGGTTGAGCAATTGCTCAACCCGTCGCTGCGCGGGAAACCGGTAATTATCGGGGCGGATCCCCAAAAAGGGAAGGGGAGGGGCGTTGTTTCCACTGCATCGTACGAAGCGCGGGTTTTTGGCGTGCATTCCGCAATGCCGATAACCCGGGCGTGGCAATTGTGCCCGCATGGTATTTATGTGAAACCCAACGGCAAGCTCTACGGCGATTATTCCCGGCGGATATTTTCCATTCTGGAAACGTTCTCTCCAAAACTGCAAAAAATCAGTGTCGATGAAGCATTCATGGACATGACCGGGCACGCCTCTTTTCGCGGAAAAAAACCGGATACCGAACAAATTCGAGCATTGGCAAATCAGGTAAAATCAGCGATTTACGACAACACAAAACTGCGCGCGTCAATTGGCGTTGCGGCGACCAAAAGCATCGCCAAAATTGCCTCGGATTTTCAAAAACCGGATGGATTGACCATCGTCGAGCCCGGAAAAGAACACGAATTTCTTGATCCGTTGCCAGTGCAACGCATTTGGGGAGTTGGCAAAAAATCGCTGATTTCGCTGGAAAAAATAGGCATTCACACCATCGGGCATTTGCGGCAATATCCGGCAGATGCGCTCACCAAAAAATTCGGCAAAATGGGCGACCATTTGCACAGAATGGCCAACGGCATCGACGAACGCGAGGTGCATGACCGCGATCCGGTGAAATCGGTCAGCCACGAAACGACATTTTTTGAAGATCAAACCGATCGCGAATTTTTGATCAGCACCTTACTAAAGCTTTCCGAAAAAGTCAGTACACGATTGCGGGAACAGCAGTTGCGCGGCAAAACGGTTCAGCTCAAACTGCGGTTTTCCGATTTTTCAACCTTTACGCGTGCCAAAACCATGCAGCAATCCACTCATTTAACCGGCGATATTTTTGCGATCGCCAAATCGCTTTTTGAGGATTTTAACGACGATCGCCCGGTGCGATTAATTGGCGTCGGCGTCAGCCATTTGGTCAGCGAGGAAGGATTGCAGTTGTCGTTGTGGGATCAGGATCAGCAACGAAAAGAGAAGCTGGAAAAAATAATGGATTCATTGCAGGCGAAATTCGGCAAATCTGCGCTAACGCACGCACAAACGTTATCTGCAAAGAAAAATAAATCCGGCAAAAACAAATCTTGA
- the vanZ gene encoding VanZ family protein — translation MKNPDLPNRFCELWRNDGVNFFFFYRSAANRADNLRQLNIERDQDVLMAYREKNMNFWWYQAPPVIIAICIFILSSFSKLPTMELTFKWHDKVAHAIAYGTFAFFIARAFYYQNRFPGWRRNMVILAIVIATVYGALDEFHQSFVPGRMVDFWDGVADAVGATIGAFFFRWVLTRRWLPAL, via the coding sequence GTGAAAAATCCGGATTTACCAAACCGATTCTGTGAGTTATGGCGGAATGACGGGGTAAATTTTTTCTTTTTTTATCGCAGCGCAGCTAATCGCGCCGACAATTTACGACAGTTGAACATCGAAAGGGATCAGGACGTTTTGATGGCGTATCGAGAAAAAAACATGAATTTCTGGTGGTATCAGGCACCACCGGTAATCATTGCAATTTGCATATTTATTTTATCATCATTTTCAAAATTACCCACGATGGAGTTGACCTTCAAATGGCACGATAAAGTAGCGCATGCCATCGCTTACGGTACATTTGCATTCTTTATCGCGCGGGCGTTTTATTACCAAAACCGTTTCCCCGGTTGGCGACGAAATATGGTGATTTTGGCTATCGTTATCGCCACAGTGTACGGGGCGCTGGATGAGTTTCATCAATCCTTTGTTCCCGGCAGAATGGTTGATTTTTGGGACGGCGTTGCCGATGCTGTAGGAGCGACAATCGGCGCATTTTTCTTTCGCTGGGTGTTGACGCGGCGCTGGCTCCCGGCACTCTGA
- a CDS encoding glycosyltransferase family 4 protein — protein MRIALIHTRLKRVGGLETRLFSYIDELTARGHEVTVIVSKIEHNEQLPDGVRVIRCSMKRVPKPIRIWYYDRAVQSILQREQFDFVLALIQISGVDALLVPGNHPGYLKAVQRRTKLLDRLVISVEQKCFSSAQTLLACSQMMKDEVVQLFGIAPEKIRVLHPPTDNQRFHSQLKSRKAEFRETYGFAKDKFSFLLVSASHRRKGLPLLIDAFSQLKNEPVEFILAGTPLKMAMPENMRYIGYAKKAEELFASADALILPATYEPFGQIVSEAIMCGTPVLLSHMVGAKAIVSENEGMIVNSFSVDDWVKAIREMTRRQFNIAPDFAVQQRLLLRDHVDAILDVAENRAN, from the coding sequence ATGCGAATTGCGCTGATTCACACCCGGCTGAAACGGGTGGGCGGACTGGAAACGCGGTTGTTTTCATACATCGACGAACTGACTGCCCGCGGGCACGAAGTGACCGTGATCGTTTCCAAAATTGAGCACAACGAGCAATTGCCCGATGGCGTTCGGGTGATCCGGTGTTCGATGAAACGTGTGCCCAAACCCATCCGCATCTGGTATTACGACCGTGCGGTGCAGTCGATTTTACAGCGCGAGCAATTCGATTTTGTGCTGGCATTGATACAAATTTCCGGGGTGGACGCATTGCTGGTTCCCGGCAACCACCCCGGATATTTAAAAGCGGTTCAGCGACGCACCAAACTGCTCGACCGGCTGGTTATTTCCGTTGAACAAAAATGTTTTTCATCTGCGCAAACGCTGCTGGCCTGTTCGCAGATGATGAAAGATGAAGTGGTGCAACTCTTCGGCATTGCGCCGGAAAAAATCCGCGTGCTCCATCCCCCCACCGACAACCAACGATTCCATAGTCAACTAAAATCCCGGAAAGCTGAATTCCGCGAAACCTACGGCTTTGCTAAAGATAAATTCAGTTTTTTGCTGGTTTCCGCGAGCCATCGCCGTAAAGGCTTGCCGCTGCTGATCGATGCGTTTTCGCAGTTGAAAAATGAACCGGTGGAGTTCATTTTGGCGGGCACACCGCTGAAAATGGCGATGCCGGAAAACATGCGATACATCGGCTACGCCAAAAAAGCGGAGGAATTGTTCGCCTCTGCTGATGCGCTCATTTTACCGGCGACGTACGAACCGTTCGGGCAAATTGTATCCGAGGCGATCATGTGCGGCACACCCGTGTTGCTCTCGCACATGGTTGGCGCGAAAGCGATTGTTTCCGAAAATGAGGGGATGATCGTCAACAGCTTTTCAGTTGACGATTGGGTTAAAGCCATCCGCGAAATGACCCGGCGGCAGTTCAACATCGCCCCGGATTTTGCGGTGCAACAACGGCTGCTGCTCCGCGATCACGTTGACGCAATTCTGGATGTTGCGGAAAACAGAGCGAATTAG
- a CDS encoding tetratricopeptide repeat protein, with translation MTAAPYNKASEFNQLAVRMIFAQHYLKSCAYLLMFGSLICACAPKSIEEPRPSALALLSLAEYEIRLENYAAAIPHLDSALAINPKLANLYVLKSEVLEKTGDYNSAIASLEKYLEYRSNHPPIWKRIAQLHIRAGRYEQAHIFFKRYLVANPDSVNTYLDLAETNYQMGEYQTALNYLLDYRNRIAQPAAAYWRLQGFSLFKIKEFDAAIAAINRYIAMTKPEPEAIKFLGMAKFETGLQEEAMTLLNSNNVDLSKDAEVYVYRAKYFSLRNKNEAAREQLNYAIQLDGECKAAWFERAVLEYKSQQFAASQRSFERLLQIDPEFWEAYRYLGFIAEKQSDMETAGSHYRTYMKHTENDTVVSARMDALKRRLDK, from the coding sequence TTGACCGCTGCTCCATACAACAAAGCATCGGAATTTAACCAACTGGCAGTACGAATGATCTTTGCGCAACACTATTTAAAAAGTTGCGCCTATTTGCTGATGTTCGGCTCTTTGATATGTGCTTGCGCACCAAAATCGATAGAAGAACCTCGACCGTCAGCATTGGCGTTGCTTTCACTTGCGGAGTATGAAATCCGGCTGGAAAACTATGCCGCAGCGATTCCGCACCTCGATTCTGCATTGGCGATAAATCCAAAATTAGCAAATCTTTACGTGCTGAAAAGTGAGGTGTTGGAAAAAACCGGCGATTACAATTCGGCGATAGCGTCGCTCGAAAAATATCTGGAATATCGCAGCAATCATCCGCCCATTTGGAAGCGAATTGCCCAACTGCACATCCGTGCCGGTCGCTATGAGCAAGCGCATATTTTTTTCAAACGCTATTTGGTGGCCAATCCGGATTCGGTAAATACCTATCTGGATCTTGCTGAAACGAATTACCAAATGGGTGAATATCAAACCGCGCTGAATTATTTGCTGGATTACCGGAACCGGATTGCGCAGCCCGCCGCAGCATATTGGCGGTTACAGGGTTTTTCGCTGTTCAAGATAAAAGAATTTGATGCCGCCATTGCGGCGATAAACCGCTACATCGCCATGACAAAACCGGAGCCAGAAGCCATCAAGTTTTTGGGAATGGCCAAATTCGAAACCGGATTGCAGGAAGAAGCGATGACGTTGCTGAACAGCAATAATGTCGATTTATCAAAAGATGCCGAAGTGTATGTATACCGGGCAAAATATTTTTCGCTGCGTAACAAAAACGAGGCAGCTCGCGAACAGTTAAATTACGCAATTCAATTGGATGGTGAATGTAAAGCAGCCTGGTTTGAGCGTGCGGTTCTCGAATATAAATCGCAACAATTTGCGGCAAGCCAACGTTCTTTTGAGCGATTGCTGCAAATCGATCCGGAATTTTGGGAGGCGTATCGCTATTTGGGATTTATCGCGGAAAAGCAGTCGGATATGGAAACCGCCGGATCACATTATCGAACTTATATGAAACACACAGAGAATGATACAGTTGTCAGCGCCCGAATGGACGCATTGAAGCGCCGCCTGGATAAATAA
- a CDS encoding SCO family protein, protein MYLFKKTDVKQEFSHLKTGFWALALLLIFSLTASADTDPANVPIGVNEHLGKTINMNYSFVDEHGDTVTIAELVDKPTVFSFVYYTCPGICSPLLSGLQESLNSVKLEPGRDFKVITISINEDEDHILAQEKKNNYFQRFDREFPEDQWHWLTGDLENINGITSEVGFAFERRGDDFAHSAALVVVSKDGKIARYLHGVDFNPFDLKMALLEAGEGRTGPTIAKVIKFCFSYDPEGRKYYFNFLRVTGSITLLFATVFFVMLIVKSKSKRAEG, encoded by the coding sequence ATGTATTTGTTCAAAAAAACTGATGTAAAACAAGAATTTTCTCACTTAAAAACCGGTTTTTGGGCTCTGGCGTTATTGCTGATTTTCAGTTTAACAGCCAGCGCAGACACAGATCCTGCAAATGTTCCGATTGGTGTAAATGAACATTTGGGTAAAACAATCAACATGAATTATTCATTTGTCGATGAACATGGTGACACGGTTACCATCGCTGAATTGGTTGACAAACCTACCGTATTTTCCTTTGTGTATTATACATGCCCGGGAATCTGTTCGCCGTTGTTGAGTGGTTTACAGGAGTCGCTGAACTCAGTGAAATTAGAACCGGGACGCGATTTTAAGGTCATTACAATCAGTATCAACGAAGATGAAGACCATATTTTAGCGCAGGAAAAGAAAAACAATTATTTCCAACGGTTCGATCGGGAATTTCCGGAAGATCAGTGGCACTGGCTTACCGGTGATCTTGAGAACATCAACGGCATTACATCGGAAGTTGGGTTTGCGTTCGAACGCAGGGGCGATGATTTTGCACATTCAGCTGCACTGGTTGTTGTTTCGAAAGACGGTAAAATTGCCCGCTATCTTCACGGTGTCGATTTTAATCCGTTTGACCTGAAAATGGCATTGCTGGAAGCCGGCGAAGGTAGAACCGGGCCGACCATTGCAAAGGTGATCAAGTTTTGTTTCAGCTACGATCCCGAAGGCAGAAAATATTATTTCAATTTTTTAAGGGTGACAGGAAGTATCACGTTACTTTTTGCCACCGTGTTTTTTGTAATGTTAATTGTCAAATCAAAATCTAAACGTGCGGAAGGATAA
- a CDS encoding transketolase produces the protein MIETKAKNVKLKSITLTREQIIRDYRVAYQSRQASLIGRREVMGGKAKFGIFGDGKEVAQVAMSHAFNKGDIRSGYYRDQTVMFALGVHSIQEFFAQLYAHADVEAEPFSAGRQMNSHIATRMLDDNGRWKNLTEMYQSSADLSPTGAQMPRLVGLGYASKLYREIQELQQFTQFSKNGNEVAFGTIGNASCAEGMFWESVNAIGVLKVPVVLSIWDDGYGISVPNEIQITKSNVGEVLRGFQREPGSTDGFDIYVVKGWDYPALIDTFQKATEIARRDHIPAILHVTEVTQPQGHSTSGSHERYKSRERLQWERDFDCLVKMREWMLAEGFVTESEIDAMESEDRQLVEDYRTQAWEAFQSPIRKEIAAVTDMFRKMAEQSAHASKLQSLASQLESKQILLRRDIFVAVHQALRLTRSENSAIREKLLAWKHSHYDENAKEYETHLYSESTESPLNVTEIAPKYGPNSRRVMGFELLNTFFDAALERDPRLVAFGEDVGYLGDVNQGFKGLQGKYGEFRVSDTGIRECTIIGQAIGLAMRGLRPIAEIQYLDYLMYALQIMSDDLATLHWRTKGGQKAPVIVRTRGHRLEGIWHAGSQLGGILHLVRGMHVIVPRNMTQAAGFYNTLLKSDDPAIVIEVLNAYRIREKLPENIAEMTIPLGVPEIIREGKDVTIVTYGACCRIVYDASELLAENGISAEVIDVRTLLPFDRFGVIGKSLQKTNRIVFIDEDVPGGATAYMLQQVLEKQNGYSLLDSPPLTITAKAHRPAFGSDGDYWSKPNTEDVFDAVYRLVHESDPGRLPLFF, from the coding sequence ATGATTGAAACCAAAGCAAAAAATGTAAAATTGAAATCGATAACGCTGACGCGTGAACAAATTATCCGGGATTACCGGGTTGCCTACCAAAGCCGCCAGGCCAGCCTGATCGGGCGCCGCGAAGTTATGGGCGGGAAAGCCAAATTCGGGATTTTCGGCGATGGCAAAGAGGTTGCTCAAGTGGCAATGTCGCATGCATTTAACAAAGGCGACATTCGTTCCGGATACTATCGCGATCAAACCGTGATGTTTGCGTTAGGCGTGCACAGCATTCAGGAATTTTTTGCCCAATTATACGCACATGCAGATGTGGAAGCCGAACCCTTCAGCGCCGGACGACAGATGAATTCGCACATCGCGACACGCATGCTGGACGACAACGGGCGCTGGAAAAATCTCACCGAAATGTATCAGTCTTCTGCCGATCTATCGCCGACCGGTGCGCAAATGCCCCGGCTGGTTGGATTGGGTTATGCCTCAAAATTATATCGTGAAATTCAGGAATTACAACAGTTTACCCAGTTTTCAAAAAATGGGAACGAAGTTGCATTTGGCACCATCGGCAACGCCAGCTGCGCGGAAGGTATGTTTTGGGAATCCGTAAATGCCATCGGTGTTTTGAAGGTGCCGGTTGTCCTCTCTATTTGGGATGACGGCTACGGCATTTCTGTGCCGAATGAAATTCAGATCACCAAATCTAACGTCGGTGAAGTGCTGCGCGGATTTCAGCGTGAGCCCGGTTCAACCGACGGATTCGATATTTATGTAGTGAAAGGCTGGGATTATCCGGCGTTGATCGACACCTTTCAGAAAGCGACGGAAATTGCCCGCCGCGATCACATTCCGGCAATTTTGCATGTGACAGAAGTGACTCAACCGCAGGGGCATTCCACCTCCGGCAGCCACGAACGCTACAAATCCCGCGAAAGGTTGCAGTGGGAACGCGATTTCGATTGTCTGGTGAAAATGCGGGAATGGATGCTCGCTGAAGGCTTTGTCACAGAATCCGAAATCGATGCGATGGAATCCGAAGACCGTCAACTGGTCGAAGATTACCGCACACAGGCGTGGGAAGCGTTTCAATCGCCGATACGCAAAGAGATTGCTGCGGTAACCGATATGTTCCGGAAAATGGCTGAACAATCCGCGCATGCATCGAAATTGCAAAGCCTGGCATCGCAACTGGAGAGCAAGCAAATTTTGCTGCGTCGCGATATTTTTGTGGCAGTGCATCAGGCATTGCGACTTACCCGGAGCGAAAATTCTGCAATCCGGGAAAAATTACTGGCGTGGAAACACAGTCACTACGATGAAAACGCCAAAGAATACGAAACACATTTATATAGCGAATCAACTGAATCGCCATTGAATGTCACAGAAATTGCGCCAAAATACGGCCCCAATTCTCGCCGCGTAATGGGTTTTGAATTGTTGAACACCTTTTTCGATGCTGCGCTGGAACGCGATCCCCGGTTGGTCGCCTTCGGCGAAGATGTCGGATATCTCGGTGATGTGAACCAGGGATTCAAAGGTTTGCAGGGTAAATATGGTGAATTCCGGGTGTCGGATACCGGTATTCGCGAATGCACAATTATCGGGCAGGCGATCGGTCTGGCGATGCGCGGACTGCGCCCCATCGCCGAAATTCAGTATCTCGATTATCTGATGTATGCTTTGCAAATTATGTCCGACGATTTGGCAACGTTGCACTGGCGCACCAAAGGCGGGCAAAAAGCACCGGTTATCGTGCGGACACGCGGTCACCGGCTGGAAGGCATATGGCACGCAGGTTCACAGCTTGGCGGCATTTTGCACCTCGTTCGCGGTATGCATGTGATCGTTCCGCGAAACATGACCCAGGCAGCCGGGTTTTACAATACCTTGCTAAAATCTGACGATCCGGCAATCGTTATCGAAGTGCTGAACGCCTACCGCATCCGGGAAAAATTGCCGGAAAATATTGCAGAAATGACCATTCCATTGGGCGTTCCGGAAATTATCCGGGAAGGGAAAGATGTAACCATCGTAACGTATGGCGCGTGTTGCCGAATCGTTTACGATGCCTCAGAATTGCTGGCAGAAAACGGCATCAGCGCAGAAGTTATCGATGTTCGCACATTGCTGCCATTCGACCGGTTCGGCGTCATTGGCAAATCGCTTCAAAAAACCAACCGCATTGTATTTATCGACGAAGATGTGCCCGGCGGCGCAACCGCATACATGTTGCAGCAAGTGCTGGAAAAGCAAAACGGATACAGCTTGCTCGATTCTCCGCCGTTGACGATTACCGCAAAAGCGCATCGCCCGGCATTTGGATCAGACGGTGATTACTGGTCCAAACCGAACACCGAAGATGTGTTCGATGCCGTTTATCGGCTCGTCCACGAATCAGATCCGGGGCGGTTACCCCTCTTTTTTTAG
- the pruA gene encoding L-glutamate gamma-semialdehyde dehydrogenase encodes MSNAYFRVPKPVNEPIKSYAPGSPEKASLKRKIAEMRQIQHDIPLIIGGKEIRTGNTAELRCPHDHSLKLGVYHKAGEKEVQMAIEASQKARKTWSEMPWEHRASVFLKAAELLAGPWRDTLNAATMLNQSKTVFQAEIDAACELIDFWRFNAHYMAQLMGDQPESSAGIWNRMEYRALEGFVFAITPFNFTSIGGNLPTAPAMVGCVSLWKPASSAVLSAYYIMKMLEEAGVPAGVINFVPGSGAQVGNPVMASPDLAGIHFTGSTGVFQDMWKTVGDNIHNMKYYPRIVGETGGKDFIFAHPSANVDALVIAAVRGAFEYQGQKCSAASRMYVPKSLWGTFSEKYVAEVKQIKMGDPEDFTNFMAAVIDKGAFKSITEYIDHAAKSDDAEFLTGGRYDDSKGWFIEPTTIVTTNPNFKTMQEEIFGPVLTIFVYDDNKLDEALELCDTCSMYALTGAVFAQDRAAIVKMSNALRNTAGNFYINDKPTGAVVGQQPFGGGRASGTNDKAGSAMNLLRWMTARTIKETFVPPTNWRYPFMDEK; translated from the coding sequence ATGTCCAACGCCTATTTTAGAGTACCAAAACCGGTGAACGAGCCGATCAAATCCTACGCGCCCGGATCGCCGGAAAAAGCATCGTTAAAACGGAAAATTGCGGAGATGCGCCAAATACAGCACGACATCCCGTTGATCATCGGCGGAAAAGAAATCCGCACCGGCAACACTGCCGAGTTGCGCTGCCCGCACGATCACTCACTGAAACTCGGCGTGTATCACAAAGCCGGCGAAAAAGAAGTTCAAATGGCAATTGAGGCTTCGCAAAAAGCCCGCAAAACATGGTCGGAAATGCCGTGGGAACACCGCGCATCCGTATTCCTGAAAGCAGCGGAATTGCTCGCCGGACCGTGGCGCGACACGCTGAACGCAGCAACTATGCTCAATCAATCCAAAACCGTATTTCAGGCGGAAATTGATGCCGCTTGCGAACTCATCGACTTTTGGCGATTCAACGCCCATTACATGGCGCAACTGATGGGCGATCAGCCGGAATCCAGCGCAGGAATCTGGAATCGCATGGAATACCGTGCATTGGAAGGATTTGTGTTCGCGATAACCCCATTCAATTTTACCTCGATCGGCGGTAATTTACCGACTGCTCCGGCAATGGTTGGCTGCGTTTCGCTGTGGAAACCGGCATCCAGCGCGGTGCTTTCCGCATATTACATCATGAAAATGCTGGAAGAAGCCGGCGTTCCCGCAGGCGTCATCAACTTTGTGCCCGGCTCCGGCGCTCAGGTCGGAAACCCGGTGATGGCCAGCCCGGATCTGGCGGGCATCCACTTTACCGGCTCCACCGGCGTTTTTCAGGACATGTGGAAAACCGTTGGCGACAACATTCACAACATGAAATACTATCCGCGCATCGTCGGTGAAACCGGCGGAAAAGACTTCATTTTCGCGCATCCGTCCGCCAATGTGGATGCGTTGGTCATCGCTGCGGTTCGCGGCGCGTTCGAATATCAGGGGCAAAAATGCTCTGCTGCATCACGGATGTATGTCCCGAAATCGCTATGGGGCACATTCAGCGAAAAATATGTCGCAGAAGTCAAACAGATTAAAATGGGCGATCCTGAAGATTTCACCAATTTTATGGCAGCGGTAATTGACAAAGGCGCGTTCAAAAGCATAACCGAATATATCGATCACGCTGCGAAATCGGACGACGCTGAATTCCTCACCGGCGGCAGATACGACGACAGCAAAGGCTGGTTCATCGAACCGACCACGATCGTCACCACCAACCCGAATTTCAAAACCATGCAGGAAGAAATTTTCGGACCGGTGTTGACCATTTTTGTTTACGACGATAACAAGCTCGACGAAGCACTGGAATTGTGCGACACCTGCTCGATGTATGCGCTCACCGGCGCCGTTTTCGCACAGGATCGCGCCGCAATCGTGAAAATGAGCAACGCACTGCGCAACACGGCGGGCAATTTTTACATCAACGACAAACCCACCGGCGCAGTGGTCGGGCAGCAGCCGTTTGGCGGCGGCCGCGCATCCGGCACCAACGACAAAGCCGGCAGCGCCATGAACCTGCTCCGCTGGATGACCGCACGCACAATCAAAGAAACGTTTGTGCCGCCGACCAACTGGCGTTATCCGTTTATGGATGAGAAATAG
- a CDS encoding cbb3-type cytochrome c oxidase subunit I, protein MASVTYSDVQHKEPNYLEYKGKHSGIFGWILSTDHKRIGILYLIGVLAAFLTAIVFGFLMRFEQLTIGETIMSARMYNTVFTMHGVFMIFLVIIPGIPATLGNFMLPLQLGAKDVQFPRLNLLSWWLYVIGATVVLAALFTAGGLPDTGWTFYAPYNTATTTNVPLAVTGVFILGFSSILTGLNFVTTMHQMRAPGMTFFRMPLFCWSLYATGWIQILATPILGITALLVLVERTLNIGVFNPALGGDPILYQHLFWIYSHPAVYIMILPGMGVISEILPTFARRTIFGYKAIAYSSLAIALAGSLVWGHHMFTSGQSFTANFIFSLLTFLVGIPTAIKVLNWVATLYKGSIHVEPPLLFAVSFIILFSIGGFTGLMQGILDLDIHLHDTYFVVAHFHYVMFGGTIMALFAGLHYWTPKMFGRMYNKGWANFSWGVQFIGFNMLYFTMLVMGYEGMPRRYYDHLEQFHDAHVLATVGSWVLISGILIMFINLFHGMLKGEAAPSNPWNGTTLEWTAVDGLPPLENFDEIPVVTGGPYDHNTKAEVA, encoded by the coding sequence ATGGCAAGTGTTACGTATTCGGATGTTCAGCATAAGGAGCCGAACTACCTCGAATACAAAGGTAAGCACAGTGGCATTTTCGGATGGATTTTATCCACCGACCACAAACGCATCGGTATATTGTACTTGATTGGCGTTTTGGCTGCTTTCCTTACGGCTATTGTATTCGGATTTTTAATGCGTTTTGAGCAACTCACCATCGGTGAAACGATTATGAGTGCTCGGATGTACAACACGGTTTTTACCATGCACGGCGTTTTCATGATTTTTCTGGTGATCATTCCGGGTATTCCGGCGACACTGGGTAACTTCATGCTACCGTTGCAATTAGGAGCAAAAGACGTTCAGTTTCCACGATTGAATTTGCTGTCGTGGTGGCTTTATGTCATTGGCGCAACAGTTGTTTTGGCTGCACTGTTCACCGCCGGCGGCCTGCCGGATACCGGATGGACATTTTACGCGCCATACAACACTGCAACGACAACAAATGTTCCATTGGCAGTTACCGGCGTGTTTATTCTAGGATTTTCCTCTATCCTGACCGGCTTGAACTTTGTGACTACAATGCATCAGATGCGCGCACCGGGAATGACGTTTTTCCGGATGCCGTTGTTTTGCTGGAGCTTGTATGCAACCGGATGGATTCAGATTTTGGCAACACCGATTTTGGGTATTACCGCATTGCTGGTTTTGGTTGAGAGAACCCTGAATATCGGCGTGTTTAATCCGGCTTTGGGCGGTGATCCCATTTTATATCAGCACTTGTTCTGGATTTATTCGCACCCTGCCGTTTACATTATGATTTTACCGGGAATGGGCGTCATTTCCGAAATTCTTCCCACTTTTGCACGCCGCACGATTTTCGGTTACAAAGCGATTGCATATTCAAGCCTCGCTATTGCGTTAGCCGGCTCGCTGGTTTGGGGACACCATATGTTTACCAGCGGTCAAAGTTTTACTGCAAACTTTATCTTTTCGTTATTGACCTTCCTCGTCGGGATACCGACTGCCATAAAAGTATTGAACTGGGTTGCCACGCTTTACAAAGGATCGATTCACGTTGAACCGCCGCTATTGTTTGCCGTTTCGTTTATTATCCTGTTTTCCATTGGCGGTTTTACCGGTCTGATGCAGGGAATCTTGGATCTGGATATTCACCTGCATGATACCTACTTTGTTGTTGCCCACTTTCATTATGTTATGTTTGGCGGAACGATTATGGCATTGTTTGCCGGTTTGCATTACTGGACGCCGAAAATGTTTGGAAGAATGTATAACAAAGGTTGGGCTAACTTCTCGTGGGGAGTTCAGTTTATCGGGTTTAACATGTTGTATTTTACCATGTTAGTGATGGGTTATGAAGGCATGCCCCGTCGATATTACGATCACCTCGAGCAGTTTCATGATGCCCACGTGCTTGCCACAGTTGGTTCATGGGTACTCATTTCAGGTATTCTGATTATGTTTATCAACCTTTTCCACGGGATGCTGAAAGGTGAAGCTGCACCGAGCAATCCATGGAACGGAACAACGCTGGAATGGACAGCCGTTGACGGACTTCCCCCGCTGGAAAATTTTGATGAAATTCCGGTAGTGACCGGTGGACCGTACGATCACAATACGAAAGCGGAGGTAGCATAA